Proteins co-encoded in one Pseudomonadota bacterium genomic window:
- a CDS encoding DUF2490 domain-containing protein, with protein MKPSLLAAVMMSSALSLMPTLGAAQAVDEDQLGAWYMYFYDVRFEDSRFGFQGDGQWRNWDIAGDLEQLLLRSGATFTPQGSNTTFTFGYASITTGSFGPSDASQHENRLYQEALIRQRAGARVRLRHRLRTEQRWVEDQDFRTRFRYALFVDIPLTQRDMNPGAFYLALYDEVFINLERNIGDGRRVDRIDRNRLYGALGYVVGSKLKVQGGVMLQSSGSIDKPQLQLSLHQSFR; from the coding sequence ATGAAGCCGTCCTTGCTAGCGGCCGTGATGATGAGCTCCGCGCTCTCCCTGATGCCTACGCTCGGCGCCGCCCAAGCGGTGGACGAGGATCAGCTCGGCGCGTGGTACATGTACTTCTACGATGTCCGCTTCGAGGACTCTCGCTTTGGCTTCCAGGGCGACGGCCAATGGCGAAACTGGGACATCGCGGGCGATCTGGAGCAGCTGCTGCTGCGCAGTGGCGCCACCTTCACGCCGCAGGGTAGCAACACCACCTTCACCTTCGGCTACGCGAGCATCACCACCGGCTCCTTCGGGCCGAGCGATGCGAGCCAGCACGAGAATCGACTCTACCAGGAAGCGCTCATCCGCCAGCGCGCCGGGGCACGCGTGCGCCTGCGCCATCGCCTGCGAACGGAGCAGCGCTGGGTGGAAGACCAGGACTTCCGCACGCGCTTCCGCTACGCCCTGTTCGTCGACATTCCCCTCACCCAGCGCGACATGAACCCTGGGGCCTTCTACCTGGCCCTCTACGATGAGGTGTTCATCAACCTGGAGCGCAACATCGGCGATGGCCGCCGCGTGGATCGCATCGATCGCAACCGTCTCTACGGCGCCCTCGGCTACGTCGTCGGCAGCAAGCTCAAGGTGCAGGGGGGCGTGATGCTGCAATCGAGCGGGAGCATCGACAAGCCGCAGCTACAGCTCAGCTTGCACCAGTCCTTCCGCTGA
- a CDS encoding response regulator — translation MSKRILAVDDSESIRDMVKLTLEDAGYQVVTAVDGADGLDKADETVDMVITDLNMPNLDGIGLIKGLRAKAGFAGRPIVMLTTESQDSRKAEGKAAGATGWIVKPFKNEQLVAVVRKLVGS, via the coding sequence GTGAGTAAACGCATCTTGGCGGTGGACGACAGCGAATCCATCCGCGACATGGTCAAGCTAACGTTGGAGGATGCTGGCTACCAGGTAGTCACCGCTGTCGACGGCGCGGACGGCCTGGACAAGGCTGACGAAACCGTCGACATGGTGATCACCGACCTCAACATGCCCAACCTCGACGGCATCGGCCTGATCAAAGGCCTTCGCGCAAAGGCGGGCTTCGCGGGCCGCCCCATCGTAATGCTGACCACCGAAAGCCAAGACAGCCGTAAGGCGGAGGGCAAGGCGGCCGGCGCCACCGGCTGGATCGTCAAGCCCTTCAAGAACGAACAGCTGGTCGCGGTCGTCAGGAAGCTGGTCGGGTCATGA
- the lipB gene encoding lipoyl(octanoyl) transferase LipB yields the protein MHLCRVGEVAYAHAREAMARYTSERDSDGPDEVWLVEHPPVFTLGLNASREHVLVIGDDIPVVDTDRGGQVTYHGPGQLVLYPLLALRRYGLGARSLVSLLEQSVVSVLAPFGIEAAADPAAPGVYVQGRKIASIGLRIRRGCSYHGIALNVNADLSPFARINPCGYQGLEVTRMIDEGAPRDLTVARMGDLLSAELLRRLAYNTGQPLRYVEQTPTCAPRAHEEHPA from the coding sequence GTGCATCTGTGCCGCGTGGGCGAAGTCGCCTACGCGCACGCCCGCGAGGCGATGGCCCGCTACACCAGCGAGCGCGACAGCGACGGCCCCGATGAGGTGTGGCTGGTCGAGCACCCTCCTGTATTTACCCTCGGACTGAACGCCTCGCGCGAGCACGTGTTGGTGATCGGCGATGACATCCCCGTCGTCGATACCGACCGCGGCGGCCAGGTGACCTACCACGGCCCCGGTCAACTGGTGCTCTACCCGCTGCTGGCCCTGCGCCGCTACGGCCTCGGCGCCCGCTCGCTGGTGAGCCTCCTGGAGCAGAGCGTGGTGAGCGTGCTCGCCCCCTTCGGCATCGAGGCCGCGGCCGATCCGGCCGCACCGGGGGTGTACGTGCAGGGCCGCAAGATCGCCAGCATCGGCCTGCGCATCCGCCGCGGCTGCAGCTACCACGGCATCGCCCTGAACGTGAACGCCGACCTCAGCCCCTTCGCTCGCATCAACCCCTGCGGATACCAGGGCCTCGAGGTGACGCGGATGATCGACGAGGGGGCCCCAAGGGACCTCACGGTGGCGCGAATGGGCGACCTCCTGAGCGCCGAACTGCTGCGCCGTCTGGCGTACAATACGGGCCAACCGCTGCGCTACGTCGAGCAGACGCCGACCTGCGCGCCCCGTGCCCACGAGGAACACCCCGCATGA
- a CDS encoding DUF493 domain-containing protein: MTNQNGNDTPPRVLSQANRLKALEETPLEYPVDFPIKVIGQDSDGAGSFRAIVLGILDRHFASVERSGVAERPSRGGKYTSITATVRADSKDQLDAAYAALTASDEVLWAL; the protein is encoded by the coding sequence ATGACCAACCAGAACGGCAACGACACGCCGCCGCGCGTGCTGTCCCAAGCCAATCGCCTGAAGGCGCTGGAGGAGACGCCCCTCGAATACCCCGTCGACTTCCCCATCAAGGTGATCGGCCAGGACAGCGACGGCGCCGGGAGTTTTCGCGCGATCGTGCTCGGCATCCTGGACCGCCACTTCGCGTCCGTGGAACGCAGCGGCGTCGCCGAGCGCCCGAGCCGCGGCGGCAAGTACACGTCGATCACGGCCACCGTGCGCGCCGACAGCAAGGACCAGTTGGACGCTGCCTACGCCGCCTTGACGGCAAGCGATGAGGTGTTGTGGGCCCTGTGA
- a CDS encoding septal ring lytic transglycosylase RlpA family protein, with the protein MSSTGAHRRQPWLLGIPSVLALALLIAGCASTGGGSSSSAGASRAQASTRVSRAGNAPFYEVMGQRYYVMTQASDYRERGVASWYGSKFHGRPTASGEIYDMYALSAAHKTLPIPTYVRVRNLANGRAIVVRVNDRGPFVKNRLIDLSYEAARRLELIGPGTGLVEVQVVPPPAEPPAPAPTVAATTAAYTPTEPVVQQTVQTAPPSEGFAEFFVQVGAFSDATNAQRMRSRLQALGFENVVVHRASPPEPAFRVRVGPFSDVRAYDEIVERMRLASITDTFLTGY; encoded by the coding sequence GTGAGCAGCACCGGCGCACATCGCCGGCAACCCTGGCTGCTCGGCATCCCTTCGGTACTCGCGCTCGCGCTGCTTATCGCGGGCTGCGCCAGCACCGGCGGCGGTAGCAGTAGCAGCGCTGGCGCCAGCCGCGCCCAGGCGAGCACGCGCGTCAGCCGCGCCGGCAACGCCCCGTTCTACGAAGTGATGGGGCAGCGCTACTACGTGATGACGCAAGCCAGCGACTACCGCGAGCGTGGCGTCGCCTCCTGGTACGGGTCGAAGTTTCACGGTCGGCCGACGGCGAGCGGCGAGATCTACGACATGTACGCGCTGAGCGCCGCCCACAAGACCCTGCCGATCCCCACCTACGTGCGCGTGCGCAACCTGGCCAACGGGCGCGCCATCGTCGTGCGCGTCAACGATCGCGGCCCCTTCGTCAAGAACCGCTTGATCGACCTGAGCTACGAAGCCGCCCGGCGCCTGGAGCTGATCGGCCCGGGAACGGGCCTGGTCGAGGTGCAAGTGGTTCCGCCGCCAGCGGAGCCCCCAGCACCAGCGCCCACGGTCGCCGCGACCACGGCGGCGTACACGCCGACCGAACCCGTCGTCCAGCAAACGGTGCAAACCGCGCCACCGAGCGAAGGCTTCGCGGAGTTCTTCGTGCAGGTGGGCGCCTTCTCCGATGCCACCAACGCGCAGCGCATGCGCTCACGCCTGCAGGCGCTGGGGTTCGAGAACGTAGTGGTCCACCGTGCCTCGCCGCCGGAACCGGCGTTTCGCGTACGGGTCGGACCCTTCTCAGATGTCCGCGCCTACGACGAAATCGTCGAACGGATGCGGCTCGCGAGCATTACCGATACATTCCTGACCGGCTACTAG
- the rodA gene encoding rod shape-determining protein RodA — MFHLDLPLLLALLALCALGLVVLYSASGQSDYLLIRQAVRLGLAFFAMLVIAQIPPNYLRIWSPWAFLGGTGLLVAVLFLGDEGGGAQRWLDLGFMRFQPSEIMKLAVPMAVAWLLHSRPLPPSLMIMFLALAMVMVPAALIALQPDLGTALLIAVSGLIVLFLGGLSWRLIMAGGLTAAAAAPALWFVYLHDYQKERVLTFLNPESDPLGSGYHIIQSKIAIGSGGLFGKGWTNGSQASLDFLPEPYTDFIFAVLSEEFGLMGVLTVLTAYALVIGRGLMIAVQAQDTYSRLLSGSLSFTFFVYLIVNTGMVSGLLPVVGVPMPLVSYGGTSMVTIMAGFGILMSVQTHRRLLSR, encoded by the coding sequence ATCTTCCATCTGGATCTCCCCCTGCTCCTCGCCCTGCTGGCGCTGTGCGCCCTCGGCCTGGTCGTGCTCTACAGCGCCAGCGGCCAGAGCGACTACCTGCTGATCCGCCAGGCCGTACGCCTCGGACTCGCCTTCTTCGCCATGTTGGTGATCGCCCAGATCCCGCCCAATTACCTGCGCATCTGGTCGCCTTGGGCGTTCCTCGGCGGGACGGGGCTGCTCGTCGCCGTCCTGTTCCTGGGCGATGAAGGTGGCGGTGCCCAGCGCTGGCTCGACCTTGGCTTCATGCGCTTCCAGCCCTCGGAGATCATGAAGTTAGCGGTGCCGATGGCGGTCGCATGGCTACTCCATTCGAGACCGTTGCCGCCCTCGCTCATGATCATGTTTCTAGCCCTAGCCATGGTCATGGTGCCCGCCGCCCTGATCGCCCTGCAGCCAGACCTCGGCACGGCCCTGCTCATCGCGGTCAGCGGCCTGATCGTGCTCTTTCTGGGCGGCCTCAGCTGGCGCCTGATCATGGCCGGCGGGCTGACCGCCGCCGCGGCCGCGCCCGCGCTGTGGTTCGTCTACCTGCACGACTACCAGAAGGAACGCGTGCTCACCTTTCTGAACCCCGAGAGCGACCCCCTCGGCAGCGGCTACCACATCATTCAATCGAAGATCGCGATCGGCTCCGGGGGACTGTTCGGCAAGGGCTGGACCAACGGCAGCCAGGCGAGCCTGGACTTCCTGCCCGAGCCCTACACCGACTTCATCTTCGCCGTCCTCAGCGAGGAATTCGGCCTCATGGGCGTGCTCACCGTGCTCACCGCCTACGCCCTGGTGATCGGCCGCGGCTTGATGATCGCGGTGCAAGCGCAAGACACCTACTCGCGCCTGCTGAGCGGCAGCTTGAGCTTCACCTTCTTCGTGTACCTGATCGTCAATACGGGCATGGTGAGCGGCTTGCTGCCCGTGGTCGGCGTGCCCATGCCGTTGGTGAGCTACGGCGGCACCTCCATGGTGACCATCATGGCCGGTTTCGGTATCCTCATGTCCGTGCAGACACACCGGAGGCTGCTCTCGAGGTGA
- the mltB gene encoding lytic murein transglycosylase B — protein sequence MRKGLSCAAWLTLALGAAANVAHALDVADADVAAFIDTTARERSIDSAWLTELLAEAQIKSSIVKAISRPAERTKPWHDYRDLFVREPRISAGARFWASQREALDATAERYGIPPRVFVAILGIETNYGTTQGGYRVIDALSTLAFAYPPRAKFFRSELTRFLELAHAGDLDPRTAMGSYAGAMGAPQFMPSSYMAYAVDANDDGSRDLWQNWPDIIGSIGNYLDEHGWRPGEPIVVPATLAEGTDPASLPKTKLALSHTVGSLRATGLRIDESLADDAKAVFMQLDGDDGPEYWVGLRNFYVITRYNHSVLYAMAVVTLGNSVADQLAQAAR from the coding sequence GTGAGGAAAGGACTCTCCTGTGCCGCTTGGTTGACGCTGGCGCTCGGCGCCGCCGCCAACGTGGCCCACGCCCTGGATGTGGCCGACGCCGACGTCGCCGCATTCATCGACACCACTGCCCGCGAACGCTCCATCGACAGCGCATGGCTAACGGAATTACTGGCCGAAGCGCAGATCAAATCGTCGATCGTGAAGGCCATCAGCCGCCCCGCAGAGCGCACCAAGCCCTGGCATGATTACCGCGATCTGTTCGTGCGCGAACCGCGCATCAGCGCCGGCGCCCGCTTCTGGGCCAGCCAGCGCGAGGCCCTGGACGCCACGGCGGAACGCTACGGCATTCCGCCGCGGGTGTTCGTAGCCATCCTCGGCATCGAGACCAACTACGGCACCACCCAGGGCGGCTACCGCGTGATCGACGCGCTCAGCACCCTGGCCTTCGCCTACCCACCGCGCGCCAAGTTCTTCCGCAGCGAGCTGACCCGATTCCTCGAGCTGGCCCACGCGGGCGATCTCGATCCGCGCACGGCCATGGGCTCCTACGCGGGCGCGATGGGCGCCCCCCAGTTCATGCCGAGCTCCTACATGGCCTACGCCGTGGACGCCAACGACGATGGCAGCCGAGACCTGTGGCAGAACTGGCCGGACATCATCGGCAGCATCGGCAACTACCTGGACGAACACGGCTGGCGGCCCGGTGAGCCGATCGTGGTTCCCGCCACCCTCGCCGAGGGCACCGACCCCGCGTCGTTGCCCAAGACCAAGCTCGCCCTCTCGCACACGGTGGGGAGCCTGCGCGCCACCGGCCTGCGCATCGATGAGTCGCTGGCGGACGACGCCAAGGCGGTCTTCATGCAACTCGACGGCGACGACGGCCCCGAGTACTGGGTGGGCCTGCGCAACTTCTACGTCATCACGCGCTACAACCACAGCGTGCTCTACGCGATGGCGGTGGTGACCCTCGGCAACTCGGTCGCCGACCAGTTGGCGCAAGCGGCCCGGTGA
- a CDS encoding aminotransferase class IV yields MTDVVGRVYLDGEFLPIAEARVPVLDRGFLFGDAVYEVIAAYDGALFLADRHLERLARSLQAIACPNPLASTDWAILLQDLLAANAGQVPARAAVYIQVTRGDSPKRAHTFPASIKPRVLVMLMESPAPPRTARETGLHAVTLDDLRWRACHIKTNSLIGNVLAREGARAAGAAEALLHRDGLVHEGSSSNVLAWIDDTLVSPPDGPDILPGVTRDWVLEQAAQAGVRCERRPIPLPALREAEEVWITSTTREVLPVTRLDEHAIGDGRPGHHWHDAWSRYQASIAAGGPGAHRA; encoded by the coding sequence GTGACCGATGTGGTCGGTAGGGTTTACCTCGACGGCGAGTTCCTACCCATCGCCGAGGCGCGGGTTCCCGTGCTCGACCGAGGCTTTCTGTTCGGTGATGCCGTCTACGAAGTCATCGCCGCCTACGACGGCGCGCTGTTCCTCGCCGATCGCCACCTAGAACGCCTGGCGCGGAGCCTGCAGGCGATCGCGTGCCCCAATCCGCTCGCGTCGACGGACTGGGCCATCCTGCTGCAGGACCTGCTCGCCGCCAACGCGGGGCAGGTGCCGGCCAGGGCTGCCGTGTACATTCAGGTCACCCGAGGTGACAGCCCCAAGCGCGCTCACACCTTCCCCGCCAGCATCAAGCCGCGCGTCCTGGTGATGCTCATGGAGAGCCCGGCGCCGCCACGAACGGCACGAGAGACCGGGCTGCACGCCGTCACCCTCGATGACCTGCGTTGGCGCGCCTGCCACATCAAGACCAATTCCCTGATCGGTAACGTCCTGGCGCGGGAAGGGGCTCGCGCGGCCGGCGCGGCCGAAGCGCTCCTGCATCGAGACGGGCTCGTGCACGAGGGCTCGAGCAGCAACGTGCTGGCTTGGATCGACGACACCCTTGTGTCCCCGCCCGACGGCCCCGATATCCTGCCGGGCGTCACTCGCGACTGGGTGCTGGAGCAGGCCGCCCAGGCTGGCGTACGCTGCGAGAGGCGGCCGATTCCCCTGCCGGCCTTGCGCGAGGCCGAGGAGGTCTGGATCACCAGCACGACGCGCGAAGTGCTGCCGGTGACGCGGCTCGATGAGCACGCCATCGGCGACGGCCGGCCCGGTCACCACTGGCACGATGCATGGTCCCGCTACCAAGCGTCGATCGCCGCAGGAGGGCCAGGCGCACACCGGGCCTGA
- a CDS encoding D-alanyl-D-alanine carboxypeptidase family protein codes for MLIPLFLIAAGSAMAQLPSLPVPAPPQVDARSYILIDFQTGKVLAEHDADRVVPPASLTKLMTAYLVFTELRDGRLRLDEEVLVSERAWRMRGSKMFIEVGDRVRVEDLIRGVIVQSGNDASVALAEHIAGTEDAFALRMEQQARAMGLNNSQFRNATGMPAERHRVTARDVAKLSRRLIADFPEYYAIYSEREFKFGPIKKPQRNRNPLLGNFDGADGLKTGYTAAAGYCLAASAEREGQRLISVVMGTKSANARASASRALLNYGFRYYATHRLYGMGETIASVKVWKGEVDEVPLGVQQDLWITIPRGSYDRLQASTTVSERAIAPVDGGETLGQLQVMLDGETVVDTELYTLTPVPPGSFAKRTWDQVMMWFD; via the coding sequence TTGCTCATCCCACTGTTCCTGATCGCCGCTGGCAGCGCGATGGCGCAGCTCCCGTCCCTGCCTGTGCCCGCGCCACCACAAGTCGATGCACGCAGCTACATCCTCATCGACTTTCAGACCGGCAAGGTGCTGGCCGAACACGATGCAGATCGCGTGGTGCCCCCCGCCAGCCTAACGAAGCTGATGACTGCCTACTTGGTGTTCACGGAGCTGCGCGACGGCCGCCTGCGCCTGGATGAGGAGGTGCTCGTGAGCGAGCGCGCCTGGCGCATGAGGGGCTCTAAGATGTTCATCGAGGTGGGCGATCGGGTGCGGGTCGAGGATCTCATCCGCGGTGTCATCGTGCAGTCGGGCAACGATGCGAGCGTCGCCCTCGCAGAACACATCGCGGGCACGGAAGACGCCTTCGCCCTGCGCATGGAGCAGCAGGCCCGCGCCATGGGCCTCAACAACAGCCAGTTTCGTAACGCCACCGGCATGCCCGCCGAGCGCCATCGCGTCACCGCGCGCGACGTGGCGAAGCTGTCGCGGCGGCTGATCGCCGACTTCCCCGAGTACTACGCCATCTACTCAGAACGGGAGTTCAAGTTCGGTCCCATCAAGAAGCCCCAGCGCAACCGCAACCCCCTGCTCGGCAACTTCGACGGCGCCGATGGCCTGAAGACGGGCTACACCGCCGCAGCGGGCTACTGCCTGGCCGCCTCCGCCGAACGCGAGGGGCAGCGACTGATCTCGGTGGTGATGGGCACCAAGTCGGCGAACGCCCGCGCCAGCGCCAGCCGCGCCCTGCTGAACTACGGCTTCCGCTACTACGCCACCCACCGCCTTTACGGCATGGGCGAGACGATCGCCAGCGTCAAGGTGTGGAAGGGCGAGGTCGACGAGGTGCCCCTGGGTGTGCAGCAAGACCTGTGGATCACGATCCCCCGCGGCAGCTACGACCGCCTGCAAGCGAGCACCACCGTGAGCGAGCGCGCCATCGCGCCGGTCGATGGCGGCGAGACGCTCGGCCAGCTGCAGGTGATGCTGGACGGCGAGACGGTGGTCGATACGGAGCTCTACACCCTGACTCCGGTGCCGCCGGGCAGCTTCGCCAAGCGCACCTGGGATCAGGTGATGATGTGGTTCGACTAG
- the lipA gene encoding lipoyl synthase, whose product MSAEEKMARIPVKVEPTTERVRKPSWIRVKSPATSAVSDLKKILRENALHTVCEEASCPNIAECFGKGTATFMIMGDICTRRCPFCDVSHGRPKALDADEPVNLANTIRAMALRYVVITSVDRDDLRDGGAGHFVDCIQAIRERSPTTKVEVLVPDFRGRMDRALDIMHRAPPDVFNHNLETVPRLYRQARPGSDYQHSLDLIREFHAAHRTVPTKSGLMVGLGESREEILEVMRDLRAHDCEMLTIGQYLQPTRHHLPVERFVHPDEFAEYEREGYAMGFTHVASGPLVRSSYHADVQADQVLTERGGHTA is encoded by the coding sequence ATGAGCGCCGAGGAGAAGATGGCGCGCATTCCGGTCAAGGTGGAGCCGACCACCGAGCGCGTGCGCAAGCCGAGTTGGATCCGGGTGAAATCGCCGGCCACCTCGGCCGTCAGTGACCTCAAGAAGATCCTGCGCGAGAACGCCCTGCACACCGTGTGCGAGGAGGCCTCCTGCCCCAACATCGCCGAGTGCTTCGGTAAGGGCACGGCCACCTTCATGATCATGGGCGACATCTGCACCCGTCGCTGCCCCTTCTGCGACGTGTCCCACGGGCGACCGAAGGCCCTCGACGCGGACGAACCGGTGAACCTCGCCAACACGATCCGTGCCATGGCCCTGCGCTACGTGGTGATCACCTCCGTAGACCGCGACGACCTGCGCGACGGTGGCGCCGGCCACTTCGTCGACTGCATTCAGGCCATTCGCGAACGCAGCCCCACCACCAAGGTGGAGGTGCTGGTGCCCGACTTCCGCGGCCGCATGGATCGGGCGCTGGACATCATGCATCGCGCGCCGCCAGACGTCTTCAACCACAATCTGGAGACGGTGCCCCGCTTGTACCGCCAGGCGCGCCCAGGCTCGGACTACCAGCACTCGCTGGATCTCATTCGCGAGTTCCACGCGGCACACCGCACGGTGCCGACCAAGTCTGGCCTAATGGTAGGTTTGGGTGAGAGTCGGGAGGAGATCCTCGAGGTCATGCGCGATCTGCGCGCCCACGACTGCGAGATGCTCACGATCGGCCAGTACCTACAACCGACCCGCCACCACCTGCCCGTGGAGCGTTTCGTGCATCCGGATGAATTCGCGGAGTACGAACGGGAGGGCTACGCCATGGGGTTCACCCACGTGGCCAGTGGCCCGCTGGTACGATCTTCCTACCATGCGGATGTGCAGGCGGATCAGGTGCTCACCGAGCGCGGGGGCCACACCGCTTGA
- a CDS encoding chemotaxis protein CheW, with amino-acid sequence MSTAAPQTSPPAEGTDEEESLSTLLTFELGGECFAMNVMRVQEILDIVSMTPVPHADKFAPGVINVRGNVVPVIDLRYRFGMPPRDQGKSTRTVVFEVLVEGETTRVAMAVDAVYNVEPVQDLKIEKLPEAGSKWNGKLITGIARIRERLTIILNLENVFDTSIESTKPLSA; translated from the coding sequence ATGAGCACTGCTGCCCCCCAAACCTCCCCGCCAGCCGAAGGGACCGACGAGGAGGAGAGCCTCAGCACGCTGCTCACCTTCGAGCTGGGCGGTGAGTGCTTCGCGATGAACGTGATGCGCGTGCAGGAGATCCTCGACATCGTCTCCATGACACCCGTGCCGCACGCCGACAAGTTCGCGCCCGGCGTGATCAATGTGCGGGGCAACGTGGTGCCCGTGATCGACCTGCGCTACCGCTTTGGCATGCCCCCGCGAGATCAAGGCAAGAGCACCCGCACGGTGGTGTTCGAAGTGCTCGTTGAGGGCGAGACGACCCGCGTCGCGATGGCCGTCGACGCCGTGTACAACGTCGAGCCCGTGCAAGACCTGAAGATAGAGAAGCTGCCGGAAGCCGGCAGCAAATGGAACGGCAAGCTGATCACGGGTATCGCTCGGATCCGCGAGCGACTGACGATTATCTTGAACCTCGAAAACGTCTTCGACACCAGTATCGAATCCACCAAGCCGCTGAGCGCCTAG
- a CDS encoding chemotaxis protein CheA codes for MSDANRRDPSDTYREEAAELLTRLETALLAMQDGNEDAELINEAFRALHTIKGSGGMFGFDDIVAFAHRFETAFDTVRTGQVALTPELIEISLEAGDHIAHLLDGSAQPADGDPIAARLEAAMGPSASGSASNGEQASEAASDGGNDGSGEMHSYRIVFYPEENAFRYGTNPLLLLEEMRELGTISASMLCDRVPPLSSLDPSACHLGWEINLESDAGRERIEDVFVFVADNATLEITQLDAETPQAPASPEPQAAKPPEQAKPAPGEGPNSAAKAPASASASKGSESLRVSAEKLDSLMDQVGELVIAQSRLADISDRYSDPALRSVSEDIDRLVTNLRDDTLDIRMVPIGLLFSKFRRITRTLSKELGKSIAFEVLGEDTEIDKYFIELLNDPLVHLIRNSMDHGLESPEARVAAGKPEKGRLQLAARHEGGEVHITITDDGAGINLEKVRERAIERGLLTEDQEVPDTTLQMMIFEPGFSTATVVSNVSGRGVGMDVVRRTIQDQRGSIFVETEQGRGTRITLRLPLTLAIVEGFHVNVNGGAFVLPLDAIEECVDISAKEDLASESRRMITIRDEYVPFARMHELFDFPYTPGQDRRVVVVRVGRERLGLVVDEIIGQRQTVIKPMTRLHRHCRGIAGGTILGDGRVALIVDVGALIPIAKTGSTDRRSKPRGAA; via the coding sequence ATGAGCGACGCCAACAGACGCGACCCGAGCGATACCTATCGCGAGGAAGCCGCTGAGCTCTTGACGCGTCTGGAGACCGCCCTGCTTGCCATGCAGGACGGCAACGAAGATGCCGAGCTGATCAATGAGGCCTTTCGTGCCCTGCACACGATCAAGGGTTCCGGCGGCATGTTCGGCTTCGATGACATCGTGGCCTTCGCCCATCGCTTCGAGACGGCCTTCGACACGGTGCGCACGGGGCAAGTCGCCCTGACGCCAGAGTTGATCGAAATCTCCCTCGAAGCCGGAGACCACATCGCGCACCTGCTGGACGGCAGCGCGCAACCGGCGGACGGCGATCCGATCGCGGCGCGCCTGGAAGCGGCTATGGGGCCTTCGGCAAGCGGCAGCGCCAGCAACGGCGAACAGGCCAGCGAGGCCGCCTCAGACGGTGGCAACGACGGCAGCGGCGAGATGCACAGCTACCGCATCGTCTTCTACCCGGAAGAGAACGCCTTCCGCTACGGCACCAACCCGCTACTGCTGCTCGAGGAGATGCGCGAACTCGGGACCATCAGCGCCTCAATGCTGTGCGACCGCGTACCGCCCCTGAGCTCCCTGGATCCCTCGGCCTGCCACCTGGGCTGGGAGATCAATCTTGAGAGCGATGCCGGGCGCGAGCGCATCGAGGACGTCTTCGTCTTCGTCGCTGACAACGCCACCCTCGAGATCACACAGCTCGACGCCGAGACCCCGCAAGCGCCTGCCTCGCCTGAGCCGCAAGCCGCCAAACCACCTGAACAAGCAAAGCCCGCCCCCGGCGAAGGCCCGAACAGCGCCGCCAAGGCACCCGCTTCGGCAAGCGCTAGCAAGGGGTCGGAGAGCCTTCGCGTCTCCGCCGAGAAGCTCGACAGCCTGATGGATCAGGTGGGCGAGTTGGTGATCGCCCAGTCGCGCCTCGCGGACATCTCGGACCGTTACTCGGATCCCGCTCTGCGCTCGGTGTCAGAGGATATCGATCGCCTCGTCACGAACCTTCGCGACGACACCCTCGACATCCGCATGGTGCCCATCGGCCTGCTGTTCTCGAAGTTCCGGCGGATCACGCGCACCTTGAGCAAGGAGCTCGGCAAGAGCATCGCCTTCGAGGTGCTGGGTGAGGACACGGAGATCGACAAGTACTTCATCGAGCTGCTGAACGACCCCCTGGTGCACCTCATCCGCAACTCCATGGACCACGGTCTGGAGTCCCCGGAGGCGCGCGTCGCCGCGGGCAAGCCTGAGAAGGGGCGCCTGCAGCTGGCCGCCCGTCACGAGGGAGGCGAGGTGCACATCACGATCACCGACGATGGCGCCGGCATCAACCTCGAGAAGGTGCGAGAACGGGCCATCGAGCGCGGCCTGCTCACGGAGGATCAGGAGGTGCCGGATACCACGCTGCAGATGATGATCTTCGAGCCGGGATTCTCCACCGCGACGGTGGTCTCCAACGTGTCCGGCCGTGGCGTCGGCATGGACGTGGTCCGGCGCACGATCCAGGACCAGCGCGGCAGCATCTTCGTGGAGACCGAACAGGGCCGCGGCACCCGGATCACCCTGCGCCTGCCGCTCACCCTGGCCATCGTCGAGGGCTTCCACGTGAACGTGAACGGCGGTGCCTTCGTACTGCCGCTGGACGCCATCGAGGAGTGTGTGGACATCAGCGCCAAGGAGGACCTGGCCAGCGAGAGCCGGCGCATGATCACCATCCGCGATGAATACGTGCCCTTCGCACGCATGCACGAGCTGTTCGACTTCCCCTACACCCCGGGCCAGGACCGCCGTGTGGTGGTGGTACGCGTCGGCCGTGAGCGCCTCGGGCTGGTCGTCGACGAGATCATCGGCCAGCGCCAAACGGTGATTAAGCCGATGACACGCCTGCATCGCCACTGCCGAGGCATCGCCGGCGGCACGATCCTCGGCGACGGACGCGTTGCATTGATCGTCGATGTGGGCGCCCTGATCCCCATCGCCAAGACCGGCTCCACCGACCGCCGTAGCAAACCGCGAGGTGCTGCATGA